AGCAGGCCTGCGACACCGACGGCGACGGCTGCTACGGCGACGTCTACGTCGATCCCGACGGATCCTCGTCGGCCTGCATCAACATCGACGGCAATAACGACGGTTGCGCCGACTTCTTCATCGACACCGACAAGAGCGGGTGCGTCCTGGAATGCCCGGAAGTGTTTTGGGACCCGACCCAAGGCATCCTGAACGACATCAGCGAAGTCGATCTCGACGTGGACGGCGACAACGACCCCGATCAAGTCTGCGCCTACGACTCCGACGATGACGGCGACGACGACAGCTTCGTCGATCCCGATCCCCAGAATCCCGACGATTCGGGCGTCGGTGGCGAGGGCGGCGGTGGCGGCAATCCCTTCATCCAGGGCGGCTCCGGCTGCGGCTTGGCAGGACCAGCAGTGCCGGCGACGGCCATGGCCCTGCTGGCGATGGGGTTGGGCGTCATTCTCGTGGGAATGGGGATGCGGATGAGGAGAAGTCCCGCGTGGAGGAAAAATCGCAAATCGCAACTGAGTTAAACCTCCCCGGCTATTCGCCCGCCCGAAATAAATTCGGGCGGGCTAAAGTCGGGTCAGTTAAACCTCCCCTCCACGGGGCCGGAGGGACCGCGGGTTTTCGAGACCGTGGTCCCTCCTCTTTTATAAATGTTCTTCCCTCCAAATAACCTTCTCCCCGCGGGAGGGTTATTCCGCCACATACACCGTCTTGATGTTCACGAACTCCCGTATTCCGAAAGCCGAAAGCTCCCGGCCATAACCCGAGGCCTTGACTCCGCCGAAGGGCAGGCGGGGGTCGGACCGGACCAAGGCGTTGACGAAGCAAGAGCCGGCCTCGAGCCGGTCGCGGGCGATCCTTTCGCCACGCTCCAAGTCGCGGGTGAAAACGGCAGCGCCCAAGCCGTAGCTGGTGTCGTTGGCCAGGCGGATGGCATCCTCCTCGTTCTCGGCATGGAGGACGGCGGCCACCGGGCCGAAGATCTCGTCCTCGTAGGCCGGCATTCCCGGCTGCACGCCGCTCAAAACCGTCGGCGGATAATAGGCTCCGGGCCCCTCCGGAATTTTTCCGCCCAACAGAAGGCGGGCGCCCTGCTTGACGCTTGCGTCGACCTGCTTCTGCAAGGTCGCGCGGAGGTCGGGGCGGGCCAACGGCCCGAGCTCGGTTTTCTCGCTGAGGGGATCGCCGGGTTTGGCCGCCGCCATCTTGGCGACGAAGGCCGCCTCGAAGGCTTCGCGGATTTCCGGAACCACGATGAAGCGCTTGGCCGAGATGCAGCTCTGGCCGGCATTGAGCAAGCGCGACTCGGTCGCAACGGCCACGGCTTTCTCCAAGTCGGCGTCGGCCAGGACCAGGAAGGGATCGGAGCCGCCCAGCTCCAAGACCGTCTTTTTCAAATTTCGTCCGGCCTCGGCCGCCACCTCCTCGCCGGCCCGGTTGCTGCCGGTCAAAGTCACGGCCTTGACCGCCGGATGGCGAATCACTCCGGCGACCTTGGCGCTCGACAGCAGCAAGGTCCGGAAAAGTCCGGCCGGAAAGCCGGCCTCGGCCAGAATGGCTTCGATCGCCAAGGCGCAGCCGCTGACGTTGGAGGCGTGCTTGAGCACCGCCGCGTTTCCCGCCATCAGGGCCGGGGCGGCGAAACGGAAAACCTGCCAGAAAGGGTAATTCCAAGGCATGACC
This bacterium DNA region includes the following protein-coding sequences:
- a CDS encoding NAD-dependent succinate-semialdehyde dehydrogenase, with the translated sequence MALVSIQPFDGKKIRDYEEMDGAQVDRILADSARVFAEWRKQTFDERAGPMRAAAALLLRRKAELAELMAREMGKPLKQGWAEIEKCAKGCEFYAQRAADFLRPEPAATEARRSYVSFEPLGTVLAVMPWNYPFWQVFRFAAPALMAGNAAVLKHASNVSGCALAIEAILAEAGFPAGLFRTLLLSSAKVAGVIRHPAVKAVTLTGSNRAGEEVAAEAGRNLKKTVLELGGSDPFLVLADADLEKAVAVATESRLLNAGQSCISAKRFIVVPEIREAFEAAFVAKMAAAKPGDPLSEKTELGPLARPDLRATLQKQVDASVKQGARLLLGGKIPEGPGAYYPPTVLSGVQPGMPAYEDEIFGPVAAVLHAENEEDAIRLANDTSYGLGAAVFTRDLERGERIARDRLEAGSCFVNALVRSDPRLPFGGVKASGYGRELSAFGIREFVNIKTVYVAE